The following proteins are co-located in the Larus michahellis chromosome 9, bLarMic1.1, whole genome shotgun sequence genome:
- the AP4E1 gene encoding AP-4 complex subunit epsilon-1 isoform X3 has product MKECMVRLIYCEMLGYESSFGYIHAIKLAQQGNLLEKRVGYLAVSLFLHENHELLLLLVNTVVKDLQSTNLVEVCMALTIVSQIFPREMIPAVLPLIEDKLQHSKEIIRRKAVQALYKFYLIAPNQVQHIHDKFRKALCDRDAGVMAASLHIYLQIIKENSSGYKDLTGSFVTILKQVVGGKLPIDFNYHSVPAPWLQIQLLRILGLLGKDDPRTSELMYDVLDESLRRAEINHNITYAILFECVQTIYTIHPKSELLEKAAKCIGKFVLSPKINLKYLGLKALTYVIQQDPNLALQHQMTIIECLDHPDPIIKRETLELLYRITNGQNVIVIVQKMLDYLKESKEEYAIISLVGKIAELAEKYAPDNEWFIQTMNAVFSVGGDVVHPDIPNNFLRLLAEGFDDGKEDDQLRIYAVQSYLALLEEEDALYPQKFLQVMSWVLGEYSSLVTDVDPEVILTKLHSLLKKTFVTPETKVWIMAAVTKTASRTSCSKTVDKLIQEFSNSLDTCMRQYAFELKHLCEDKALMKKLLPFDASCNDMVVDASLSFLDGFVAEGLGRGAAPYKPHHQRQEEKLSQGKALNFEPYGLSFASSVSSSGITGRQSPTGLSFGSDTSGNSAETGHKETNTLKLEGVRKLWGKEGYLPKKENKVGKENEPQTVSCGSILAGQVGDPPASRSDQVASLSEEDKEKQQLASTLFVGLGSNAGVSLMGKADTATQKFKRKSKINETQISEEVSDFQNRAASDFGPLLDTVPINTEDSEGDIHTRLRKASLCSSDIVEDNLSLETPQSLKKSGLDDRLSDSRLSQSSLFADSNIEILQPSPSAQCESASKTPWVPSLPDELEELAHSDVVELCQSDAVALYLCKVWTDDSLLLTVFVSNKTTSALHAVNLVFEETEHFQILESPTYQFPVIEAQSVERCQKCVWMDKICTQGILSGSVNYQSEMETHLDFSIPLSLLDFIRPMEMTTEDFGKLWLSLSNDVKQNIKMASQDSLSVAVNTLQQKLKLHIVDIIGNEGILACQLLPSVPCLLHCRTHSGMLALWFRSPCSALPDGLLYQCQKVMEES; this is encoded by the exons GACTTACAGAGCACTAATCTAGTAGAGGTGTGCATGGCGTTAACCATTGTCAGCCAGATCTTTCCACGGGAGATGATTCCAGCTGTTCTTCCCCTAATAGAAGACAAGCTCCAGCATTCTAA GGAAATTATACGAAGAAAAGCTGTTCAAGCTTTATATAAATTCTACCTCATTGCTCCTAACCAAGTTCAGCATATTCATGATAAGTTCCGGAAAGCCTTATGCGACAGGGATGCTGGAGTCATGGCTGCTTCTTTGCATATTTATCTTCAAATTATTAAG GAAAACTCATCTGGGTACAAGGACTTGACTGGGAGTTTTGTAACCATCCTAAAGCAGGTAGTGGGAGGAAAGCTGCCTATTGACTTCAACTATCACAGTGTGCCAGCACCATGGTTACAAATTCAGCTTTTAAGAATATTGGGGCTGTTAGGAAAAGATGATCCAAG GACAAGTGAATTGATGTATGATGTTCTAGATGAATCTTTAAGAAGAGCAGAGATAAATCATAATATTACATATG cCATCTTGTTTGAATGTGTCCAAACAATTTATACAATTCATCCCAAATCTGAACTACTTGAAAAGGCTGCCAAGTGCATTGGAAAATTTGTTTTGTCacctaaaattaatttgaaatacttAG GTTTAAAGGCTCTGACCTATGTTATCCAGCAGGATCCTAATCTGGCACTTCAGCACCAGATGACAATAATTGAATGTCTGGACCATCCAGATCCCATTATTAAAAGGGAG ACTTTAGAGCTTCTCTATAGAATTACAAATGGACAGAATGTAATTGTCATAGTTCAGAAGATGCTTGACTacttaaaagaaagcaaggaagaataTGCTATCATCAGCTTAGTTGGCAAAATAGCAGAACTAGCTGAGaa GTATGCCCCTGACAATGAGTGGTTCATCCAAACAATGAATGCCGTGTTTTCAGTTGGAGGTGATGTTGTGCATCCTGATATCCCAAACAACTTTCTGAGGCTGTTGGCTGAAG GATTTGATGATGGAAAAGAAGATGATCAGCTACGGATATATGCAGTACAGTCTTATTTGGCATTACTTGAAGAGGAAGACGCCTTGTATCCACAGAAATTCCTTCAAGTTATGAGTTGG GTATTGGGGGAGTATTCCAGCCTTGTTACAGATGTTGATCCGGAAGTTATTTTGACAAAGCTGCACAGCCTGCTGAAGAAGACTTTTGTTACTCCTGAAACTAAAGTGTGGATAATGGCTGCAGTCACCAAGACAGCATCACGTACCTCTTGTTCTAAAACAGTTGACAAACTAATCCAAGAATTTAGCAATTCTCTAGATACCTGCATGAGACAATATGCCTTTGAATTGAAGCATCTGTGTGAAGACAAAGCACTGATGAAAAAGTTGCTTCCATTTGATGCTAGTTGCAATGACATGGTG GTAGATGCTTCCTTATCTTTTCTGGATGGGTTTGTGGCTGAGGGACTTGGTCGTGGTGCAGCACCATATAAGCCTCATCACCAGAGACAAGAGGAGAAACTTTCTCAGGGAAAAG CTCTGAATTTTGAACCTTATGGATTGTCATTTGCTTCAAGTGTGTCCTCATCTGGCATCACCGGCAGACAGTCCCCCACTGGTTTATCTTTTGGTTCTGACACATCTGGTAATAGTGCTGAGACGGGGCATAAAGA GACAAATACTCTGAAACTTGAGGGAGTACGCAAGCTATGGGGAAAAGAAGGCTatcttccaaagaaagaaaacaaagtagggaaagaaaatgagcCACAAACTGTTTCTTGTGGCAGCATATTAGCAGGACAGGTGGGTGATCCACCTGCATCACGCTCTGATCAAGTTGCCAGCCTCTCCGAGGAAGataaagagaagcagcagttAGCATCAACCTTGTTTGTTGGGCTAGGATCAAATGCTGGTGTCAGTCTG atgGGGAAAGCGGACACAGCTACTCAGAAGTTCAAAAGGAAATCAAAGATAAATGAAACCCAAATCAGTGAGGAGGTGTCAGACTTCCAGAATAGAGCTGCTTCAGATTTTGGTCCCTTACTTGATACAGTACCTATTAACACAGAAGACTCTGAGGGAGATATACACACAAGGTTAAGGAAAGCCTCCCTGTGTTCTTCCGATATTGTAGAAGATAATTTATCACTTGAAACACCTCAGTCCCTAAAAAAATCTGGGCTGGATGACAGACTTTCAGATAGTAGGCTGTCACAATCATCTTTGTTTGCTGATAGTAATATTGAAATTCTTCAGCCTTCTCCAAGTGCTCAATGTGAAAGTGCCAGTAAAACACCGTGGGTCCCTTCCTTACCAGATGAGCTAGAAGAGCTCGCTCACTCTGACGTAGTGGAACTTTGTCAGAGTGATGCCGTAGCTCTGTATTTATGTAAGGTGTGGACAGATGACTCTCTGTTGCTCActgtttttgtttcaaataaaacCACTTCTGCACTTCATGCTGTGAACTTAGTGTTTGAAGAAACAGAACATTTTCAG ATTTTGGAGAGTCCCACCTATCAGTTTCCTGTAATTGAAGCTCAAAGTGTGGAACGTTGTCAGAAATGCGTGTGGATGGACAAAATCTGTACACAGGGAATTCTTTCTGGCTCTGTTAATTACCAGTCAGAAATGGAAACTCATCTTGACTTTTCAATACCTTTATCGTTGTTGGACTTCATCAG GCCAATGGAAATGACTACAGAAGACTTTGGGAAGCTGTGGTTGTCCCTTTCCAATGATGtgaaacagaacataaaaatggCATCTCAAGATTCCCTTTCAGTAGCTGTGAATACCCTGCAACAGAAGCTGAAACTCCATATAGTTGACATTATAG GCAATGAGGGAATACTGGCATGCCAGCTCCTTCCATCTGTGCCCTGTCTGCTGCACTGTCGCACTCACTCAGGGATGCTGGCGTTGTGGTTCAGATCGCCTTGTTCCGCCCTTCCAGATGGTTTGCTTTATCAGTGTCAAAAGGTGATGGAGGAATCCTAA
- the AP4E1 gene encoding AP-4 complex subunit epsilon-1 isoform X4 translates to MAASLHIYLQIIKENSSGYKDLTGSFVTILKQVVGGKLPIDFNYHSVPAPWLQIQLLRILGLLGKDDPRTSELMYDVLDESLRRAEINHNITYAILFECVQTIYTIHPKSELLEKAAKCIGKFVLSPKINLKYLGLKALTYVIQQDPNLALQHQMTIIECLDHPDPIIKRETLELLYRITNGQNVIVIVQKMLDYLKESKEEYAIISLVGKIAELAEKYAPDNEWFIQTMNAVFSVGGDVVHPDIPNNFLRLLAEGFDDGKEDDQLRIYAVQSYLALLEEEDALYPQKFLQVMSWVLGEYSSLVTDVDPEVILTKLHSLLKKTFVTPETKVWIMAAVTKTASRTSCSKTVDKLIQEFSNSLDTCMRQYAFELKHLCEDKALMKKLLPFDASCNDMVVDASLSFLDGFVAEGLGRGAAPYKPHHQRQEEKLSQGKALNFEPYGLSFASSVSSSGITGRQSPTGLSFGSDTSGNSAETGHKETNTLKLEGVRKLWGKEGYLPKKENKVGKENEPQTVSCGSILAGQVGDPPASRSDQVASLSEEDKEKQQLASTLFVGLGSNAGVSLMGKADTATQKFKRKSKINETQISEEVSDFQNRAASDFGPLLDTVPINTEDSEGDIHTRLRKASLCSSDIVEDNLSLETPQSLKKSGLDDRLSDSRLSQSSLFADSNIEILQPSPSAQCESASKTPWVPSLPDELEELAHSDVVELCQSDAVALYLCKVWTDDSLLLTVFVSNKTTSALHAVNLVFEETEHFQILESPTYQFPVIEAQSVERCQKCVWMDKICTQGILSGSVNYQSEMETHLDFSIPLSLLDFIRPMEMTTEDFGKLWLSLSNDVKQNIKMASQDSLSVAVNTLQQKLKLHIVDIIGNEGILACQLLPSVPCLLHCRTHSGMLALWFRSPCSALPDGLLYQCQKVMEES, encoded by the exons ATGGCTGCTTCTTTGCATATTTATCTTCAAATTATTAAG GAAAACTCATCTGGGTACAAGGACTTGACTGGGAGTTTTGTAACCATCCTAAAGCAGGTAGTGGGAGGAAAGCTGCCTATTGACTTCAACTATCACAGTGTGCCAGCACCATGGTTACAAATTCAGCTTTTAAGAATATTGGGGCTGTTAGGAAAAGATGATCCAAG GACAAGTGAATTGATGTATGATGTTCTAGATGAATCTTTAAGAAGAGCAGAGATAAATCATAATATTACATATG cCATCTTGTTTGAATGTGTCCAAACAATTTATACAATTCATCCCAAATCTGAACTACTTGAAAAGGCTGCCAAGTGCATTGGAAAATTTGTTTTGTCacctaaaattaatttgaaatacttAG GTTTAAAGGCTCTGACCTATGTTATCCAGCAGGATCCTAATCTGGCACTTCAGCACCAGATGACAATAATTGAATGTCTGGACCATCCAGATCCCATTATTAAAAGGGAG ACTTTAGAGCTTCTCTATAGAATTACAAATGGACAGAATGTAATTGTCATAGTTCAGAAGATGCTTGACTacttaaaagaaagcaaggaagaataTGCTATCATCAGCTTAGTTGGCAAAATAGCAGAACTAGCTGAGaa GTATGCCCCTGACAATGAGTGGTTCATCCAAACAATGAATGCCGTGTTTTCAGTTGGAGGTGATGTTGTGCATCCTGATATCCCAAACAACTTTCTGAGGCTGTTGGCTGAAG GATTTGATGATGGAAAAGAAGATGATCAGCTACGGATATATGCAGTACAGTCTTATTTGGCATTACTTGAAGAGGAAGACGCCTTGTATCCACAGAAATTCCTTCAAGTTATGAGTTGG GTATTGGGGGAGTATTCCAGCCTTGTTACAGATGTTGATCCGGAAGTTATTTTGACAAAGCTGCACAGCCTGCTGAAGAAGACTTTTGTTACTCCTGAAACTAAAGTGTGGATAATGGCTGCAGTCACCAAGACAGCATCACGTACCTCTTGTTCTAAAACAGTTGACAAACTAATCCAAGAATTTAGCAATTCTCTAGATACCTGCATGAGACAATATGCCTTTGAATTGAAGCATCTGTGTGAAGACAAAGCACTGATGAAAAAGTTGCTTCCATTTGATGCTAGTTGCAATGACATGGTG GTAGATGCTTCCTTATCTTTTCTGGATGGGTTTGTGGCTGAGGGACTTGGTCGTGGTGCAGCACCATATAAGCCTCATCACCAGAGACAAGAGGAGAAACTTTCTCAGGGAAAAG CTCTGAATTTTGAACCTTATGGATTGTCATTTGCTTCAAGTGTGTCCTCATCTGGCATCACCGGCAGACAGTCCCCCACTGGTTTATCTTTTGGTTCTGACACATCTGGTAATAGTGCTGAGACGGGGCATAAAGA GACAAATACTCTGAAACTTGAGGGAGTACGCAAGCTATGGGGAAAAGAAGGCTatcttccaaagaaagaaaacaaagtagggaaagaaaatgagcCACAAACTGTTTCTTGTGGCAGCATATTAGCAGGACAGGTGGGTGATCCACCTGCATCACGCTCTGATCAAGTTGCCAGCCTCTCCGAGGAAGataaagagaagcagcagttAGCATCAACCTTGTTTGTTGGGCTAGGATCAAATGCTGGTGTCAGTCTG atgGGGAAAGCGGACACAGCTACTCAGAAGTTCAAAAGGAAATCAAAGATAAATGAAACCCAAATCAGTGAGGAGGTGTCAGACTTCCAGAATAGAGCTGCTTCAGATTTTGGTCCCTTACTTGATACAGTACCTATTAACACAGAAGACTCTGAGGGAGATATACACACAAGGTTAAGGAAAGCCTCCCTGTGTTCTTCCGATATTGTAGAAGATAATTTATCACTTGAAACACCTCAGTCCCTAAAAAAATCTGGGCTGGATGACAGACTTTCAGATAGTAGGCTGTCACAATCATCTTTGTTTGCTGATAGTAATATTGAAATTCTTCAGCCTTCTCCAAGTGCTCAATGTGAAAGTGCCAGTAAAACACCGTGGGTCCCTTCCTTACCAGATGAGCTAGAAGAGCTCGCTCACTCTGACGTAGTGGAACTTTGTCAGAGTGATGCCGTAGCTCTGTATTTATGTAAGGTGTGGACAGATGACTCTCTGTTGCTCActgtttttgtttcaaataaaacCACTTCTGCACTTCATGCTGTGAACTTAGTGTTTGAAGAAACAGAACATTTTCAG ATTTTGGAGAGTCCCACCTATCAGTTTCCTGTAATTGAAGCTCAAAGTGTGGAACGTTGTCAGAAATGCGTGTGGATGGACAAAATCTGTACACAGGGAATTCTTTCTGGCTCTGTTAATTACCAGTCAGAAATGGAAACTCATCTTGACTTTTCAATACCTTTATCGTTGTTGGACTTCATCAG GCCAATGGAAATGACTACAGAAGACTTTGGGAAGCTGTGGTTGTCCCTTTCCAATGATGtgaaacagaacataaaaatggCATCTCAAGATTCCCTTTCAGTAGCTGTGAATACCCTGCAACAGAAGCTGAAACTCCATATAGTTGACATTATAG GCAATGAGGGAATACTGGCATGCCAGCTCCTTCCATCTGTGCCCTGTCTGCTGCACTGTCGCACTCACTCAGGGATGCTGGCGTTGTGGTTCAGATCGCCTTGTTCCGCCCTTCCAGATGGTTTGCTTTATCAGTGTCAAAAGGTGATGGAGGAATCCTAA
- the AP4E1 gene encoding AP-4 complex subunit epsilon-1 isoform X2 — protein MALTIVSQIFPREMIPAVLPLIEDKLQHSKEIIRRKAVQALYKFYLIAPNQVQHIHDKFRKALCDRDAGVMAASLHIYLQIIKENSSGYKDLTGSFVTILKQVVGGKLPIDFNYHSVPAPWLQIQLLRILGLLGKDDPRTSELMYDVLDESLRRAEINHNITYAILFECVQTIYTIHPKSELLEKAAKCIGKFVLSPKINLKYLGLKALTYVIQQDPNLALQHQMTIIECLDHPDPIIKRETLELLYRITNGQNVIVIVQKMLDYLKESKEEYAIISLVGKIAELAEKYAPDNEWFIQTMNAVFSVGGDVVHPDIPNNFLRLLAEGFDDGKEDDQLRIYAVQSYLALLEEEDALYPQKFLQVMSWVLGEYSSLVTDVDPEVILTKLHSLLKKTFVTPETKVWIMAAVTKTASRTSCSKTVDKLIQEFSNSLDTCMRQYAFELKHLCEDKALMKKLLPFDASCNDMVVDASLSFLDGFVAEGLGRGAAPYKPHHQRQEEKLSQGKALNFEPYGLSFASSVSSSGITGRQSPTGLSFGSDTSGNSAETGHKETNTLKLEGVRKLWGKEGYLPKKENKVGKENEPQTVSCGSILAGQVGDPPASRSDQVASLSEEDKEKQQLASTLFVGLGSNAGVSLMGKADTATQKFKRKSKINETQISEEVSDFQNRAASDFGPLLDTVPINTEDSEGDIHTRLRKASLCSSDIVEDNLSLETPQSLKKSGLDDRLSDSRLSQSSLFADSNIEILQPSPSAQCESASKTPWVPSLPDELEELAHSDVVELCQSDAVALYLCKVWTDDSLLLTVFVSNKTTSALHAVNLVFEETEHFQILESPTYQFPVIEAQSVERCQKCVWMDKICTQGILSGSVNYQSEMETHLDFSIPLSLLDFIRPMEMTTEDFGKLWLSLSNDVKQNIKMASQDSLSVAVNTLQQKLKLHIVDIIGNEGILACQLLPSVPCLLHCRTHSGMLALWFRSPCSALPDGLLYQCQKVMEES, from the exons ATGGCGTTAACCATTGTCAGCCAGATCTTTCCACGGGAGATGATTCCAGCTGTTCTTCCCCTAATAGAAGACAAGCTCCAGCATTCTAA GGAAATTATACGAAGAAAAGCTGTTCAAGCTTTATATAAATTCTACCTCATTGCTCCTAACCAAGTTCAGCATATTCATGATAAGTTCCGGAAAGCCTTATGCGACAGGGATGCTGGAGTCATGGCTGCTTCTTTGCATATTTATCTTCAAATTATTAAG GAAAACTCATCTGGGTACAAGGACTTGACTGGGAGTTTTGTAACCATCCTAAAGCAGGTAGTGGGAGGAAAGCTGCCTATTGACTTCAACTATCACAGTGTGCCAGCACCATGGTTACAAATTCAGCTTTTAAGAATATTGGGGCTGTTAGGAAAAGATGATCCAAG GACAAGTGAATTGATGTATGATGTTCTAGATGAATCTTTAAGAAGAGCAGAGATAAATCATAATATTACATATG cCATCTTGTTTGAATGTGTCCAAACAATTTATACAATTCATCCCAAATCTGAACTACTTGAAAAGGCTGCCAAGTGCATTGGAAAATTTGTTTTGTCacctaaaattaatttgaaatacttAG GTTTAAAGGCTCTGACCTATGTTATCCAGCAGGATCCTAATCTGGCACTTCAGCACCAGATGACAATAATTGAATGTCTGGACCATCCAGATCCCATTATTAAAAGGGAG ACTTTAGAGCTTCTCTATAGAATTACAAATGGACAGAATGTAATTGTCATAGTTCAGAAGATGCTTGACTacttaaaagaaagcaaggaagaataTGCTATCATCAGCTTAGTTGGCAAAATAGCAGAACTAGCTGAGaa GTATGCCCCTGACAATGAGTGGTTCATCCAAACAATGAATGCCGTGTTTTCAGTTGGAGGTGATGTTGTGCATCCTGATATCCCAAACAACTTTCTGAGGCTGTTGGCTGAAG GATTTGATGATGGAAAAGAAGATGATCAGCTACGGATATATGCAGTACAGTCTTATTTGGCATTACTTGAAGAGGAAGACGCCTTGTATCCACAGAAATTCCTTCAAGTTATGAGTTGG GTATTGGGGGAGTATTCCAGCCTTGTTACAGATGTTGATCCGGAAGTTATTTTGACAAAGCTGCACAGCCTGCTGAAGAAGACTTTTGTTACTCCTGAAACTAAAGTGTGGATAATGGCTGCAGTCACCAAGACAGCATCACGTACCTCTTGTTCTAAAACAGTTGACAAACTAATCCAAGAATTTAGCAATTCTCTAGATACCTGCATGAGACAATATGCCTTTGAATTGAAGCATCTGTGTGAAGACAAAGCACTGATGAAAAAGTTGCTTCCATTTGATGCTAGTTGCAATGACATGGTG GTAGATGCTTCCTTATCTTTTCTGGATGGGTTTGTGGCTGAGGGACTTGGTCGTGGTGCAGCACCATATAAGCCTCATCACCAGAGACAAGAGGAGAAACTTTCTCAGGGAAAAG CTCTGAATTTTGAACCTTATGGATTGTCATTTGCTTCAAGTGTGTCCTCATCTGGCATCACCGGCAGACAGTCCCCCACTGGTTTATCTTTTGGTTCTGACACATCTGGTAATAGTGCTGAGACGGGGCATAAAGA GACAAATACTCTGAAACTTGAGGGAGTACGCAAGCTATGGGGAAAAGAAGGCTatcttccaaagaaagaaaacaaagtagggaaagaaaatgagcCACAAACTGTTTCTTGTGGCAGCATATTAGCAGGACAGGTGGGTGATCCACCTGCATCACGCTCTGATCAAGTTGCCAGCCTCTCCGAGGAAGataaagagaagcagcagttAGCATCAACCTTGTTTGTTGGGCTAGGATCAAATGCTGGTGTCAGTCTG atgGGGAAAGCGGACACAGCTACTCAGAAGTTCAAAAGGAAATCAAAGATAAATGAAACCCAAATCAGTGAGGAGGTGTCAGACTTCCAGAATAGAGCTGCTTCAGATTTTGGTCCCTTACTTGATACAGTACCTATTAACACAGAAGACTCTGAGGGAGATATACACACAAGGTTAAGGAAAGCCTCCCTGTGTTCTTCCGATATTGTAGAAGATAATTTATCACTTGAAACACCTCAGTCCCTAAAAAAATCTGGGCTGGATGACAGACTTTCAGATAGTAGGCTGTCACAATCATCTTTGTTTGCTGATAGTAATATTGAAATTCTTCAGCCTTCTCCAAGTGCTCAATGTGAAAGTGCCAGTAAAACACCGTGGGTCCCTTCCTTACCAGATGAGCTAGAAGAGCTCGCTCACTCTGACGTAGTGGAACTTTGTCAGAGTGATGCCGTAGCTCTGTATTTATGTAAGGTGTGGACAGATGACTCTCTGTTGCTCActgtttttgtttcaaataaaacCACTTCTGCACTTCATGCTGTGAACTTAGTGTTTGAAGAAACAGAACATTTTCAG ATTTTGGAGAGTCCCACCTATCAGTTTCCTGTAATTGAAGCTCAAAGTGTGGAACGTTGTCAGAAATGCGTGTGGATGGACAAAATCTGTACACAGGGAATTCTTTCTGGCTCTGTTAATTACCAGTCAGAAATGGAAACTCATCTTGACTTTTCAATACCTTTATCGTTGTTGGACTTCATCAG GCCAATGGAAATGACTACAGAAGACTTTGGGAAGCTGTGGTTGTCCCTTTCCAATGATGtgaaacagaacataaaaatggCATCTCAAGATTCCCTTTCAGTAGCTGTGAATACCCTGCAACAGAAGCTGAAACTCCATATAGTTGACATTATAG GCAATGAGGGAATACTGGCATGCCAGCTCCTTCCATCTGTGCCCTGTCTGCTGCACTGTCGCACTCACTCAGGGATGCTGGCGTTGTGGTTCAGATCGCCTTGTTCCGCCCTTCCAGATGGTTTGCTTTATCAGTGTCAAAAGGTGATGGAGGAATCCTAA